Below is a window of Hirundo rustica isolate bHirRus1 unplaced genomic scaffold, bHirRus1.pri.v3 scaffold_504_arrow_ctg1, whole genome shotgun sequence DNA.
CCATCGACTGCAGGTCTGGGGACAGCCCTGCGGGGAAGGGGCACGGCCAGAGCTCAGCACGGAGGTGCCggccctcctccagccctcccaaAGCCCCGGGAAGGGCCATTCCCACCTCCGTGGCAGCAGAAGATCTTCTCGTCCACAATGGCGGCAATGGGCAAACAATTGAAGCAGTCGGTGAAGGTCTTCCAGAGCTTGATGTTGTATCTTCGCTTGCCTGCGGGGGACAGAGGGGATCTGGAGGTGCCCTTGGGGACAGCACGGGGGTGGGCAGGACACGGAAGGGCAGGAGGACACTgcggggagggaaggaggtcatggacagggacagcactgggaaCAACACCGGGAAAGGGGGAGCCCAGGGATGGGGGCACAGCCCGGGCACTCACACTCGTCATAAAAGCCGTAGATGCGGTTGATGCTGGCACACTCGTGGTTGCCCCGCAGCAGGAAGAAGTTCTCGGGGTACTTGATCTTGTAAGCGAGTAGCAGGCAGATGGTCTCCAGCGACTGCTTGCCCCGGTCCACATAGTCCCCCAAAAACAGGTAATTGCTCTCAGGGGGGAAGCCCCCGTACTCGAAGAGCCTCAGCAGGTCGTAGTACTGCCCGTGGATGTCACCTGGCGGGGGACACAGGCGGTGAGTGGCACCCCGCAGCCCCCCACGCCACCCCGGTGCCgcccagcagctctccaggtcTCACCGCAGATCTTGAGGGgtgcctccagctccagcaggatgGGCTGGCTCAGGAAGATCTCCCGGGACTTGAGGCACAGCCCGCGGATCTCGTTCTCCGTCAGCTGCACGTTCTTCCCCGGCCGCGACCCTTGGACTGGTCCCAGCACAGACAACAGGATCAGGGACCTCCGAGTGCTCCGAGACCCCAACAGCGCCCCAGGAACCCCtactctccctgccccagctaCCCCAGCCCTCCAGGATCAGCTCCAGCCCCCAGACCCTCTGGGGCACCCCGATCCCCTCCAGTCACCCCCTC
It encodes the following:
- the PPP1CA gene encoding serine/threonine-protein phosphatase PP1-alpha catalytic subunit; protein product: MADTEKLNLDSIISRLLEVQGSRPGKNVQLTENEIRGLCLKSREIFLSQPILLELEAPLKICGDIHGQYYDLLRLFEYGGFPPESNYLFLGDYVDRGKQSLETICLLLAYKIKYPENFFLLRGNHECASINRIYGFYDECKRRYNIKLWKTFTDCFNCLPIAAIVDEKIFCCHGGLSPDLQSMEQIRRIMRPTDVPDQGLLCDLLWSDPDKDVQGWGENDRGVSFTFGAEVVAKFLHKHDLDLICRAHQVVEDGYEFFAKRQLVTLFSAPNYCGEFDNAGAMMSVDETLMCSFQILKPADKNKGKYGQFSGLNPAGRPVTPPRNSAKAKK